In a genomic window of Thalassotalea piscium:
- a CDS encoding FAD-dependent oxidoreductase produces the protein MSNIAIVGAGLMGRLLALLLSKQDEGIIEQISLFEKNSLLSANSTGLIAAGMVAPTAESITASEHIMLMGQRSLKLWPELLTCLAIDNAWWQLGSIAVAHPKDHSSLVHFKQRLKLQKYALNEHAASVEVNHARLTDLEPELASRFQYGLLLPDEGHVDNCALYQQSAQLIKDSDINLYEHLNVELKDNSVALPNGDLITFDWVIDCRGLGASRQLLQPQALLRGVRGEVVRVRAPQVKLLRPIRVMHPRYPIYIVPKGNDEYVIGATEIESDSEQAISVRSALELLSAAYSIHSGFAEAEIMAIQTGLRPTFSDNEPVISVNNQVIQVNGLYRHGYLLTPYLLEQMLLLLRSFNLVKQVPWSVVTNSNNCLDERLINFYNQGKTVCE, from the coding sequence ATGTCTAATATTGCAATTGTTGGTGCTGGCTTAATGGGGCGATTACTCGCGCTATTATTGTCGAAACAAGATGAAGGTATCATTGAACAGATTAGTTTATTTGAAAAAAACAGCTTGTTATCGGCAAATTCGACAGGGTTAATAGCAGCTGGCATGGTTGCACCTACCGCAGAATCTATTACAGCGAGTGAGCATATAATGCTAATGGGGCAACGTTCATTAAAGCTGTGGCCTGAATTACTTACTTGCTTAGCAATTGATAATGCTTGGTGGCAGTTAGGAAGTATTGCTGTCGCACATCCAAAAGATCATTCAAGTTTAGTTCATTTTAAACAACGACTTAAACTGCAGAAGTATGCGCTGAATGAGCATGCAGCAAGTGTAGAAGTTAATCATGCGCGCTTAACTGACCTTGAACCAGAATTGGCTAGCCGATTTCAGTATGGATTACTCCTACCAGATGAAGGTCATGTGGATAATTGCGCCCTTTATCAACAAAGTGCACAGTTGATAAAAGACAGTGATATTAATTTATATGAGCATTTAAATGTTGAATTAAAAGACAATAGTGTTGCACTACCCAATGGAGATCTGATCACTTTTGATTGGGTTATTGACTGTCGAGGACTGGGGGCTAGTCGTCAATTATTACAGCCACAAGCATTACTACGTGGTGTGCGAGGAGAAGTAGTGCGGGTGCGCGCACCACAGGTAAAGCTGTTGCGGCCAATTAGAGTGATGCACCCGCGTTATCCTATCTATATTGTGCCTAAAGGTAATGATGAATACGTTATTGGAGCGACTGAGATAGAGTCTGACAGTGAACAAGCAATAAGTGTACGCTCTGCATTGGAGTTATTGTCAGCCGCCTATAGTATACATTCTGGCTTTGCTGAGGCAGAAATAATGGCGATCCAAACTGGCCTTCGACCTACATTTTCTGACAATGAACCCGTCATATCAGTTAATAATCAAGTGATACAAGTTAATGGCTTGTATCGCCATGGCTATTTACTTACACCTTACCTACTTGAGCAAATGTTATTGTTATTACGATCATTTAATCTGGTTAAACAAGTACCGTGGTCAGTTGTTACTAACAGTAATAATTGCCTAGATGAACGATTAATTAACTTTTATAACCAAGGTAAAACAGTATGCGAATAA
- a CDS encoding HesA/MoeB/ThiF family protein produces the protein MLLTDQEYIRFSRHIMLDEVGEAGQIAIKQAHILIVGMGGLGCAAAQYLAAAGIGQLTLIDHDNVEVSNLQRQILFTTEDVGGAKVTIAKNKLTAINPKVKINTFYQSVFDLNLTALMPKVDVVLDCTDNIDTRYFINYTCLKAKRKLVSASAIQGQGQLISFDFAQKGSPCYQCLVPEKVSSTRNCSSLGVLSTLLGVMGSLQATEVLRLILNEYQILNQLLIFDAWQMSFKRLVLTADPECQCCKHPIKG, from the coding sequence ATGTTGTTAACTGACCAAGAATATATTCGTTTTAGCCGCCACATTATGTTGGATGAAGTGGGTGAGGCGGGCCAAATTGCAATAAAACAGGCTCATATTTTGATTGTTGGCATGGGAGGCTTAGGTTGTGCGGCCGCACAATACCTTGCTGCTGCAGGTATTGGTCAATTAACCTTAATCGATCATGATAATGTTGAAGTGAGCAATCTACAAAGGCAAATATTGTTTACCACTGAGGATGTTGGTGGTGCGAAAGTAACGATTGCTAAAAACAAGTTAACAGCAATCAACCCCAAGGTGAAAATTAACACTTTTTATCAATCTGTTTTCGATTTAAACCTAACCGCCTTGATGCCGAAGGTTGATGTAGTGCTTGATTGCACTGATAATATTGATACGCGCTATTTTATTAATTACACATGTCTTAAGGCAAAAAGAAAGCTAGTCAGCGCTTCTGCGATACAAGGTCAAGGACAATTAATTAGTTTTGATTTTGCACAAAAAGGCTCGCCTTGTTATCAGTGCCTAGTGCCAGAAAAAGTATCAAGTACAAGAAATTGTAGCAGTTTAGGTGTTTTAAGTACGCTACTTGGTGTGATGGGGAGCTTACAGGCAACAGAAGTGCTCAGACTAATATTAAACGAGTATCAAATACTTAATCAGTTGTTAATTTTTGACGCATGGCAAATGTCTTTTAAACGTTTGGTACTCACAGCTGATCCTGAATGCCAATGCTGTAAGCATCCAATAAAAGGTTAG
- the thiS gene encoding sulfur carrier protein ThiS, with protein MRITVNDKELVTDADSLVDILQLYGAKPPFAVAINGEFVAKSTYGTTQIKPNDLIDIVSPIFGG; from the coding sequence ATGCGAATAACAGTTAATGATAAAGAGCTAGTTACCGACGCTGACAGTCTAGTGGATATTTTGCAACTTTATGGTGCTAAACCACCATTTGCGGTTGCCATTAATGGTGAATTTGTCGCCAAATCTACTTACGGCACTACTCAAATAAAGCCGAATGATTTAATTGATATTGTATCTCCCATTTTTGGCGGCTAA
- a CDS encoding thiazole synthase, whose protein sequence is MSQHDNLIIYGQSFTSRMLIGSALYPSIDVMKAAIVNSASEIVTVSLRRQSPERNGGNVFWQEIQSLGLTLLPNTAGCHSVKEVVNLAKMSRELFETNWIKLELIGDEYNLQPDPINLVSAAETLIKEGFKVLPYCTDDLVLCRRLADSGCEVIMPWGSPIGTGQGLANPQALSAIRHRLPDTTLVIDAGLGLPSHAVQAFELGYDAILLNSAIAQAVDPIAMAKAFAHACQAGRQGYLAGRMPERQVAQPSTPLMGMPFWHQDQPRN, encoded by the coding sequence ATGAGTCAACATGATAATTTAATAATTTACGGGCAGTCGTTTACTAGCCGCATGTTAATTGGTAGTGCTCTTTACCCATCTATCGATGTGATGAAAGCCGCTATTGTTAATAGCGCGAGTGAAATAGTTACCGTTTCTCTGCGCAGACAAAGCCCAGAGCGCAATGGCGGGAATGTTTTTTGGCAAGAAATACAATCACTTGGTTTAACTTTGCTGCCCAATACTGCGGGTTGTCATAGTGTAAAAGAAGTGGTGAACTTGGCTAAAATGTCGCGCGAGTTATTTGAAACCAACTGGATCAAGCTTGAATTAATTGGTGATGAATATAATTTACAGCCCGATCCGATTAACTTAGTAAGCGCGGCTGAGACATTAATAAAAGAGGGTTTTAAGGTACTGCCTTATTGTACTGATGATTTAGTATTATGCCGGCGATTAGCAGACAGCGGTTGTGAAGTTATTATGCCCTGGGGATCGCCAATTGGTACAGGCCAAGGCTTAGCCAATCCGCAGGCATTATCAGCTATACGTCATCGTTTGCCTGATACTACCTTAGTGATTGATGCAGGCCTAGGTTTGCCGTCTCATGCAGTACAAGCTTTTGAGTTGGGTTATGATGCGATTTTACTAAACTCTGCTATTGCACAAGCGGTTGACCCTATTGCTATGGCAAAAGCTTTTGCTCATGCTTGTCAGGCGGGTAGACAAGGCTATTTAGCTGGACGAATGCCTGAACGACAAGTCGCTCAGCCAAGTACCCCATTAATGGGAATGCCATTTTGGCATCAAGACCAACCGAGGAATTAA
- the thiE gene encoding thiamine phosphate synthase: protein MNNTIVWTIAGSDCTGGAGIQADIKTLHNLGVKACTVITAVTAQNSSGVLEINSVSAEVLSSQLNALSAELPASVIKIGLLTNVQQVEQIAERLTFYKGNWPQAPIVVYDPVAIASCGDHLTEEDILVAIKTKLLPLVDVLTPNNNELQKLSGVYAFSWQCLARAGQVLLDLGVGSVAIKGGHIDIAAGYCVDYCTDGEHNYWLASKRINHSNNHGTGCTYASAVSACLAQGFLLRDAVSIAKAYINQGLSHQSLIKKARQKIENGAVWQGGWPVQAKYFPKVLVAHSTMANALDWQLGDNICSTYTFAKNFPSTACQSLGLYPVVDSVEWVKRLLAAGVKTLQYREKQLTGEPLSQAIEQVVLLGKQYNARVFINDYWQLAIKFDAYGIHLGQEDLLKADLAKIKSVGLRLGISTHGYYEFLQAQEYQPSYIAVGAIFPTKTKDMSNQIQGTATLARLVKLNTETPIVAIGGITLNNATEVLNTGVGSIAVVTAITESKSPESVIESFEQIFECC from the coding sequence ATGAATAATACCATTGTTTGGACAATTGCAGGCTCTGATTGCACTGGTGGCGCGGGCATTCAAGCGGATATTAAAACGTTGCATAACCTAGGGGTAAAAGCTTGTACAGTGATTACTGCGGTTACTGCCCAAAACTCATCAGGGGTGTTAGAAATTAACTCTGTGAGTGCTGAGGTTTTATCTAGCCAACTGAATGCGCTATCTGCTGAATTACCGGCAAGTGTGATTAAAATTGGGCTGTTAACAAATGTTCAGCAAGTAGAGCAAATTGCCGAGCGTTTAACTTTTTATAAAGGTAATTGGCCACAAGCGCCTATTGTTGTTTACGATCCTGTCGCTATCGCTTCTTGTGGTGACCATTTAACAGAAGAAGATATTTTAGTGGCGATAAAAACTAAGTTGCTACCTTTAGTTGATGTGTTAACGCCAAATAATAATGAATTACAAAAGCTATCGGGTGTGTATGCCTTTTCTTGGCAGTGTTTAGCGCGTGCAGGACAAGTACTATTAGATTTAGGTGTCGGAAGTGTTGCCATTAAAGGTGGTCATATTGATATTGCAGCAGGATATTGTGTTGATTACTGTACTGATGGCGAGCATAACTATTGGCTTGCAAGCAAACGCATTAATCACTCAAACAACCATGGAACGGGTTGTACTTATGCATCAGCTGTTAGTGCGTGTTTGGCACAAGGTTTTTTACTGCGTGATGCGGTTTCTATTGCTAAAGCTTATATTAATCAGGGCTTAAGTCATCAATCATTAATTAAAAAAGCACGGCAAAAAATTGAAAATGGCGCTGTTTGGCAAGGCGGTTGGCCTGTGCAGGCTAAATATTTTCCAAAAGTTTTGGTGGCACACTCAACCATGGCCAATGCACTAGATTGGCAACTAGGTGATAACATTTGCAGCACTTATACCTTTGCAAAAAACTTTCCATCAACTGCGTGTCAATCTTTGGGGTTATACCCTGTTGTTGACTCAGTTGAGTGGGTTAAACGGTTATTAGCAGCTGGCGTTAAAACACTTCAGTATCGCGAAAAGCAATTGACGGGTGAGCCACTATCTCAAGCAATAGAGCAAGTGGTTCTCTTGGGTAAACAATATAATGCTAGGGTGTTTATAAACGACTATTGGCAGTTAGCCATTAAATTTGATGCTTACGGTATTCATTTAGGACAAGAAGATCTACTAAAGGCTGATTTAGCCAAAATTAAATCAGTGGGATTACGCTTAGGCATAAGTACTCATGGCTATTATGAGTTTTTACAAGCGCAAGAGTATCAGCCCTCATATATTGCTGTTGGCGCAATATTTCCAACAAAAACAAAGGATATGAGTAATCAAATTCAAGGAACAGCAACATTAGCTCGTTTGGTTAAGCTAAATACAGAAACACCCATTGTTGCCATTGGAGGAATAACCTTAAACAATGCAACAGAAGTATTAAACACAGGGGTAGGAAGCATAGCAGTTGTCACTGCCATTACCGAATCAAAAAGCCCTGAAAGTGTTATAGAAAGTTTTGAGCAAATATTTGAATGTTGTTAA
- the ubiB gene encoding ubiquinone biosynthesis regulatory protein kinase UbiB, protein MSTKRVYKIVKTFLNYGLDELLPKKSLPWYVKLIRPSIFWLRNKHKDKALSLRFRLAIESLGPVFIKFGQMLSTRKDLLPEDFANELSLLQDQVSAFDGKLAEQIVINAIGAEAFEQNFKAFDSTPLASASIAQVHTATMLKDNEQINIVIKVLRPGIEQTIKEDLKVMSRMAGVVAKWLPDGKRLRPKEVVAEYRKTILDELDLNREGANAIQLKRNFSQGKPLDNILYVPEIYSEYSHKSVLVMERIYGIGVGEVTTLNQLGVDMKLLAERGVDVFFTQVFRDSFFHADMHPGNVFVNADNPADPTWIAIDCGIVGTLNREDKRYLAENFVAFFNRDYRKVAQLHVDSGWVPNNTNVDEFEFAIRTVCEPIFNKPLAEISFGQVLVNLFNTARRFNMEVQPQLVLLQKTLLYIEGLGRQLYPQLDLWQTAKPYLENWVKEQMGVKAVFTKVKDNLPFWNEKLPEIPDLIYDYLKKDKQLANQQRNMFDQLQKQQQKRHKQLLLTIILATIAISSAIIFG, encoded by the coding sequence ATGAGTACTAAAAGAGTTTATAAAATAGTAAAAACCTTTTTAAACTATGGTTTAGATGAATTGCTCCCTAAAAAGAGTTTGCCTTGGTATGTAAAACTTATTCGGCCAAGTATATTTTGGCTGCGTAATAAGCATAAAGACAAGGCGTTATCGCTACGTTTTCGTTTAGCAATAGAGTCTTTAGGGCCAGTATTTATCAAATTTGGGCAAATGCTCTCAACCCGAAAAGACCTATTACCTGAAGATTTTGCCAATGAGCTTAGCTTGCTACAAGATCAAGTGTCCGCCTTTGACGGAAAACTCGCCGAACAAATAGTAATAAACGCAATTGGCGCCGAAGCTTTTGAGCAAAATTTTAAAGCCTTCGATTCAACCCCATTAGCTTCTGCATCCATTGCCCAAGTACATACGGCAACCATGCTTAAAGACAATGAACAAATAAACATTGTTATCAAAGTACTAAGGCCCGGCATTGAACAAACCATTAAAGAAGATTTAAAGGTAATGAGCCGCATGGCAGGGGTTGTCGCCAAATGGTTACCCGATGGTAAGCGCTTACGCCCAAAAGAAGTTGTTGCTGAATACCGAAAAACGATTCTAGATGAATTAGACCTTAACCGTGAAGGCGCCAATGCTATTCAGTTAAAGCGTAACTTTTCTCAAGGAAAACCACTCGACAATATTTTATATGTACCTGAAATTTATAGCGAATACAGCCATAAAAGTGTATTAGTAATGGAGCGAATATATGGTATTGGTGTCGGCGAAGTAACAACACTTAATCAGCTCGGCGTTGATATGAAATTGCTTGCTGAGCGTGGCGTTGATGTGTTTTTCACTCAAGTGTTTCGTGACAGCTTTTTCCATGCAGATATGCACCCTGGCAATGTTTTTGTTAATGCAGATAATCCAGCAGATCCTACTTGGATAGCAATTGATTGTGGTATTGTCGGCACTTTAAATAGAGAAGATAAACGCTACTTAGCCGAAAATTTCGTCGCGTTTTTTAACCGTGACTACCGCAAAGTCGCCCAATTGCACGTTGACTCAGGTTGGGTACCTAACAATACAAATGTAGATGAATTCGAGTTTGCTATTCGCACAGTATGTGAACCCATTTTTAATAAGCCTTTAGCTGAGATTTCTTTTGGTCAGGTCCTAGTTAATCTATTTAACACAGCTCGACGCTTTAATATGGAAGTACAACCACAGTTAGTATTACTGCAAAAAACACTACTTTATATTGAAGGTTTAGGCCGCCAACTTTATCCTCAGCTTGATTTATGGCAAACCGCTAAGCCCTATTTAGAGAATTGGGTAAAAGAGCAGATGGGGGTTAAAGCCGTTTTTACTAAGGTAAAAGACAACCTACCCTTCTGGAATGAAAAACTACCTGAAATTCCTGATCTCATATACGATTATCTCAAAAAAGATAAGCAACTCGCCAATCAACAACGCAATATGTTTGATCAACTACAAAAGCAGCAGCAAAAACGCCATAAACAATTATTGCTCACTATTATATTAGCAACTATAGCGATCAGCAGCGCCATTATATTTGGCTAA
- a CDS encoding ubiquinone biosynthesis accessory factor UbiJ — translation MSFFMPQQALSMALEYVINQALRMNSGGNHALQALDQKALTLNLAELNFSLTFICHQEEFTVSGNSDSADCTITTSIVALKKIKENHALTQAIKDELLDIEGDLKVAQSFMAMAESIEIDWQSEVAKHIGDIPTYKLTQLAESISTKVNFASKQIKADASEWLVHEKQLVVTRSECQHFISQVDDVAEQVNQLSSRLTTLDQALLKP, via the coding sequence ATGAGCTTTTTTATGCCTCAGCAAGCACTTTCAATGGCGCTTGAGTATGTAATAAATCAAGCGTTACGCATGAACAGCGGGGGTAACCACGCTTTGCAAGCGCTTGATCAAAAAGCACTGACGCTCAATTTGGCAGAACTAAATTTTTCATTAACTTTTATCTGTCATCAAGAAGAATTTACCGTATCAGGTAATAGTGATAGTGCTGACTGTACCATTACCACCAGTATTGTTGCCTTAAAAAAAATTAAAGAAAATCATGCGCTAACCCAAGCCATTAAGGATGAACTTTTAGATATTGAAGGCGATTTAAAAGTGGCGCAATCGTTTATGGCGATGGCAGAATCAATTGAAATTGACTGGCAAAGTGAAGTAGCTAAACATATTGGCGATATACCTACTTATAAACTTACACAACTTGCCGAGAGTATTTCAACTAAAGTAAATTTCGCTAGTAAACAAATTAAAGCTGATGCAAGCGAATGGCTAGTTCATGAAAAACAATTAGTAGTAACCCGTAGCGAGTGCCAACACTTTATTAGCCAAGTTGATGATGTGGCTGAACAGGTGAATCAATTAAGTAGTCGTTTGACTACACTAGATCAAGCATTACTCAAACCATAG